A window of the Myxococcus fulvus genome harbors these coding sequences:
- a CDS encoding transglutaminase-like domain-containing protein, which produces MTRTLRPMSLALVALCALLTGAPSAKAAAPAKAAAPAKSVSLPADASDVLKAPRPQGGEFFGLYLMDKKVGWLFTDLVLVPGAVPQVKSVNQLVFKALVGTRLSERNHREERVYEAKAGGRLLSFTVTQRGDGGDQTLEGTTTPDGKLRVVRKRVGYADEVLPPMPAPKEHVEDADQARVALFRKAKVEGFSLDGMDLETYGLSTTVEAPEQRTLNGVKVKLGKASSLSQKEKVPVDSYVTQRGEMVLVDFGKTMQARKETEAVAKRMDLVEVFGLTRVVLPKPLPEAARAVPGNVKLVVQGLPEKFRVETYRQKFAARPDGGVDVTLLAAAPATANRKPRPLTDPDGGENLKSTLMVESDAQAIREQSKKIIGDEKDAYRAAQKVNTWVATHLEKDYGASADRATDVLRQKRGDCTEHSLLSVALLRAAGIPARRVDGVIYMVNQDGVPALYWHEWVEAFVGEWTQMDPTFNQPVADATHFAFGYEGNAEITPLIGTLKVVEVK; this is translated from the coding sequence ATGACCCGCACGCTCCGACCGATGTCCCTGGCCCTCGTGGCCCTGTGCGCCCTGCTGACGGGCGCGCCCTCCGCGAAGGCCGCCGCGCCCGCCAAGGCCGCGGCGCCCGCGAAGTCCGTCTCCCTCCCCGCCGACGCGTCCGACGTGCTGAAGGCTCCGCGCCCCCAGGGCGGTGAGTTCTTCGGCCTGTACCTCATGGACAAGAAGGTGGGCTGGCTGTTCACGGACCTGGTGCTGGTGCCGGGGGCGGTGCCCCAGGTGAAGAGCGTCAACCAGCTCGTGTTCAAGGCGCTGGTCGGCACGCGCCTGTCGGAGCGCAACCACCGCGAGGAGCGCGTCTACGAGGCGAAGGCCGGTGGCCGGCTGTTGTCCTTCACGGTGACGCAGCGCGGGGACGGTGGCGACCAGACGCTGGAGGGCACGACGACGCCCGACGGGAAGCTGCGCGTGGTGCGCAAGCGCGTGGGCTACGCGGACGAGGTGCTGCCGCCGATGCCCGCGCCGAAGGAGCACGTCGAGGACGCGGACCAGGCGCGCGTGGCGCTCTTCCGCAAGGCGAAGGTGGAGGGCTTCTCGCTCGACGGGATGGACCTGGAGACCTACGGCCTGTCCACCACGGTGGAGGCCCCTGAGCAGCGCACGCTGAACGGGGTGAAGGTGAAGCTGGGCAAGGCCAGCAGCCTGTCGCAGAAGGAGAAGGTGCCGGTGGACTCCTACGTCACGCAGCGTGGGGAGATGGTGCTGGTGGACTTCGGCAAGACGATGCAGGCGCGCAAGGAGACGGAGGCGGTCGCCAAGCGGATGGACCTGGTGGAGGTGTTCGGCCTCACGCGCGTGGTGCTGCCCAAGCCGCTGCCCGAGGCGGCGCGCGCGGTGCCCGGCAACGTGAAGCTGGTGGTGCAGGGGCTGCCGGAGAAGTTCCGCGTGGAGACGTACCGGCAGAAGTTCGCGGCCCGGCCGGATGGCGGCGTGGACGTGACGCTGCTGGCCGCGGCGCCCGCGACGGCGAACCGCAAGCCCCGGCCGCTGACGGACCCGGACGGTGGGGAGAACCTCAAGTCCACGCTCATGGTGGAGAGCGACGCGCAGGCCATCCGCGAGCAGTCGAAGAAGATCATCGGGGACGAGAAGGACGCGTACCGCGCCGCGCAGAAGGTGAACACGTGGGTGGCCACCCATCTGGAGAAGGACTACGGCGCCAGCGCGGACCGGGCGACGGATGTGCTGCGCCAGAAGCGCGGTGACTGCACGGAGCACTCGCTGCTGAGCGTGGCGCTGCTGCGCGCGGCGGGAATCCCCGCGCGGCGCGTGGACGGCGTCATCTACATGGTGAACCAGGACGGCGTGCCCGCGCTGTACTGGCACGAGTGGGTGGAGGCGTTCGTGGGCGAGTGGACGCAGATGGACCCCACGTTCAACCAGCCCGTCGCGGACGCGACGCACTTCGCCTTCGGCTACGAGGGCAACGCCGAAATCACGCCCCTCATCGGCACGCTGAAGGTCGTCGAGGTGAAGTAA
- a CDS encoding thioredoxin domain-containing protein, producing MATHPPSSGSTNRLAQEPSPYLRQHADNPVDWFAWGDEALARARAEDKPILLSVGYSACHWCHVMAHESFESPDTARLMNEGFINIKVDREERPDLDQIYQGVVQLMGQGGGWPLTVFLTPDLKPFFGGTYFPPEDRYGRPGFPRLLMALRDAWANKREEVLRQSEQFAEGLGELAAYGLDAAPGVLSAEDVVTMGKRMVQQVDGVHGGFGGAPKFPNPMNFSLLLRAWRRGGGAPLKDAVLLTLERMALGGIYDQLGGGFHRYSVDARWLVPHFEKMLYDNAQLVHLYAEAEQVESRPLWRKVVEETVEYVRREMTDAGGGFYAAQDADSEGEEGKFFVWRPEELRGLLSPERAELVTRHFHVTQQGNFEHGATVLEVVVPADALARERGLPVAEVERELVEARRVLFEAREHRVKPGRDDKILAGWNGLMIRGLALASRVFERPDWARLAVAAADFVLAKLWDGTRLARSYQEGHARIDGFLEDYGNLASGLTALYQATFDVKYLEAAEALVKRAVELFWDEEKRAYFTAPRGQKDLVVATYGLFDNAFPSGASTLTEAQVALAALTGNEHHLALPTKYVGKMREGLVANAMGYGYLGLAADALLEGAAGVTFSGSRESVAPLLSAANRVYAPTFAFGWKEEGRPVPALLKELFEGREPVGGKGAAYLCRGFACEVPRTDAKELVERLALAPQGT from the coding sequence ATGGCCACCCACCCTCCGTCGTCCGGCTCCACCAACCGTCTGGCCCAGGAGCCCTCGCCGTACCTGCGCCAGCACGCCGACAATCCGGTGGACTGGTTCGCCTGGGGCGATGAGGCGCTCGCTCGCGCACGCGCCGAGGACAAGCCCATCCTGCTCTCGGTGGGCTACTCCGCGTGCCACTGGTGTCACGTGATGGCCCACGAGTCCTTCGAGTCGCCCGACACCGCGCGGCTGATGAACGAGGGCTTCATCAACATCAAGGTCGACCGCGAGGAGCGGCCGGACCTGGACCAGATCTACCAGGGCGTGGTGCAGCTGATGGGGCAGGGCGGCGGCTGGCCGCTGACGGTGTTCCTCACGCCCGACTTGAAGCCCTTCTTCGGAGGCACGTACTTCCCGCCGGAGGACCGCTACGGCCGGCCCGGCTTCCCCCGGCTGCTGATGGCGCTGCGGGACGCGTGGGCGAACAAGCGCGAGGAGGTGCTGCGGCAGTCCGAGCAGTTCGCGGAAGGTCTGGGGGAGCTGGCCGCGTATGGCCTGGACGCGGCGCCCGGCGTGCTGTCCGCGGAGGACGTGGTGACGATGGGCAAGCGCATGGTCCAGCAGGTGGACGGGGTGCACGGCGGCTTTGGTGGCGCGCCGAAGTTCCCCAACCCGATGAACTTCTCGCTGCTCTTGCGCGCGTGGCGGCGGGGCGGTGGCGCGCCGCTCAAGGACGCGGTGCTGCTCACGCTGGAGCGGATGGCGCTGGGGGGCATCTACGACCAATTGGGCGGAGGCTTCCATCGCTACTCGGTGGATGCGCGCTGGTTGGTGCCGCACTTCGAGAAGATGCTCTACGACAACGCGCAGCTCGTGCACCTGTATGCGGAGGCCGAGCAGGTGGAGTCGCGTCCGCTGTGGCGCAAGGTGGTGGAGGAGACGGTGGAGTACGTGCGCCGCGAGATGACGGACGCGGGCGGCGGCTTCTACGCGGCGCAGGACGCGGACAGCGAGGGCGAGGAGGGGAAGTTCTTCGTGTGGCGTCCGGAGGAGCTCCGCGGCTTGTTGTCGCCCGAGCGCGCGGAGCTGGTGACGCGGCACTTCCACGTCACGCAGCAGGGGAACTTCGAGCACGGGGCCACGGTGCTCGAGGTGGTGGTGCCCGCCGACGCGCTGGCACGTGAGCGTGGGCTTCCGGTCGCGGAGGTGGAGCGCGAGCTCGTCGAGGCGCGGCGCGTGTTGTTCGAGGCGCGCGAGCACCGGGTGAAGCCGGGGCGGGACGACAAGATTCTGGCGGGGTGGAACGGGCTGATGATTCGCGGGCTGGCGCTGGCCTCGCGGGTCTTCGAGCGGCCGGACTGGGCTCGGCTCGCGGTGGCGGCGGCGGACTTCGTGCTGGCGAAGCTGTGGGATGGGACGCGGCTCGCGCGCTCGTACCAGGAGGGGCACGCGCGCATCGACGGGTTCCTGGAGGACTATGGGAACCTCGCCTCGGGGCTGACGGCGCTGTACCAGGCGACGTTCGACGTGAAGTACCTGGAGGCGGCCGAGGCGCTGGTGAAGCGCGCGGTGGAGCTGTTCTGGGACGAGGAGAAGCGGGCGTACTTCACGGCGCCGCGGGGTCAGAAGGACCTGGTGGTGGCGACGTATGGCCTGTTCGACAACGCGTTCCCCTCGGGGGCGTCCACGCTGACGGAGGCGCAGGTGGCGCTCGCGGCGCTCACGGGCAACGAGCACCACCTGGCGCTGCCGACGAAGTACGTGGGGAAGATGCGCGAGGGGCTGGTGGCCAACGCGATGGGCTACGGCTACCTGGGGCTCGCGGCGGACGCGCTGCTGGAGGGCGCGGCGGGCGTGACGTTCAGCGGCTCGCGCGAGTCGGTGGCGCCGCTGTTGAGCGCGGCGAACCGCGTCTACGCGCCCACGTTCGCGTTCGGCTGGAAGGAGGAGGGGAGGCCCGTGCCCGCGCTCCTGAAGGAGCTGTTCGAGGGACGCGAGCCGGTGGGCGGCAAGGGCGCCGCGTACCTGTGCCGGGGCTTCGCGTGCGAGGTGCCTCGCACGGACGCGAAGGAACTCGTCGAGCGGCTGGCGTTGGCGCCCCAGGGGACGTGA
- a CDS encoding ArnT family glycosyltransferase — protein MVSLAPAPPNPVGLGLKTCIALVGVALIVRLVLAFGTDVYFDTAYYWQWSQRLDWGYYDHPPLVAWLIALLGIHATALLCGAGTIAAVWGLARDVYQSRRAAWSAAALWSVVPGGMVAGVWATPDSPLLLFWTLALWALWRERWVWAGVASGLALLAKFPAVLLGVAFLLTAMKLRRLPRGAWGTGALAALCLIPVLLWNARHDWVGIAFQLRHGLDGKGGWGTLGEFIAGQLAFGGLVILPLAFVYAFKGPREQFLLRMAALVPLLFFGYAASRARGEVNWTTMAYVSVCVGVAGMRRPWQIAAAASGLAVVLAVTLHLFFPVLTFKRDTALWRTHGWDVLRQLSTPEKLFPGMKPDSVVAVFAGNYQLASQIAHYARVPVGTAGPVRFSQYDVWGEPPIPPGKDVLWVEEDGPFAPAALTDRFEIMDEHVELVGTFQGRRLHFFRVWWVRNARP, from the coding sequence ATGGTTTCCCTCGCCCCCGCCCCGCCCAACCCCGTCGGCCTCGGACTGAAGACGTGCATCGCCCTGGTGGGCGTGGCGCTCATCGTGAGGCTCGTGCTGGCGTTCGGCACCGACGTCTACTTCGACACCGCCTACTACTGGCAATGGTCGCAACGGCTCGACTGGGGCTACTACGACCACCCTCCGCTCGTCGCGTGGCTCATCGCCCTGCTCGGCATCCACGCCACCGCCCTCTTGTGCGGCGCGGGCACCATCGCCGCGGTGTGGGGCCTGGCGCGCGACGTGTACCAGAGCCGCCGGGCTGCCTGGAGCGCCGCGGCCCTGTGGAGCGTGGTGCCCGGCGGCATGGTGGCCGGCGTCTGGGCCACGCCGGACTCGCCGCTGCTCCTGTTCTGGACGCTCGCGCTGTGGGCCCTGTGGCGCGAGCGCTGGGTCTGGGCCGGCGTGGCGTCGGGGCTCGCGCTGCTCGCCAAGTTCCCCGCGGTGCTCCTGGGCGTGGCCTTCCTCCTCACCGCGATGAAGCTGCGCAGGCTGCCCAGGGGCGCGTGGGGCACGGGCGCGCTGGCGGCGCTGTGCCTCATCCCGGTGCTGCTGTGGAACGCGCGCCATGACTGGGTGGGCATCGCGTTCCAGTTGCGTCACGGCCTCGACGGCAAGGGCGGCTGGGGCACGCTCGGCGAGTTCATCGCGGGGCAGCTCGCCTTCGGGGGGCTGGTCATCCTCCCCCTCGCGTTCGTCTATGCGTTCAAGGGCCCGCGCGAGCAGTTCCTCCTGCGCATGGCCGCGCTCGTGCCGCTCCTGTTCTTCGGCTACGCGGCGTCGCGCGCGCGCGGCGAGGTCAACTGGACCACCATGGCCTATGTCAGCGTCTGCGTGGGCGTCGCCGGCATGCGCAGGCCCTGGCAAATCGCGGCGGCCGCCTCGGGGCTCGCGGTGGTGCTCGCGGTGACGCTGCACCTGTTCTTCCCCGTGCTGACCTTCAAGCGCGATACAGCCCTGTGGCGCACCCACGGCTGGGACGTGCTCCGCCAGCTGTCCACGCCCGAGAAGCTCTTCCCGGGGATGAAGCCAGACAGCGTCGTCGCGGTGTTCGCCGGCAACTATCAGCTGGCGTCACAAATCGCACACTACGCCCGCGTCCCCGTGGGCACCGCCGGCCCCGTCCGCTTCAGCCAATATGACGTCTGGGGAGAGCCCCCCATCCCGCCTGGGAAAGATGTGCTCTGGGTGGAAGAGGATGGCCCCTTCGCCCCCGCCGCGCTCACGGACCGCTTCGAAATCATGGACGAGCACGTCGAGCTGGTTGGAACTTTCCAAGGGCGGCGTCTGCATTTCTTCCGGGTGTGGTGGGTCCGCAATGCCAGACCGTGA
- a CDS encoding peptidoglycan-binding protein, with protein sequence MSTVSPAGSRRVSTSATAAAATPPTVKKGSKGPTVTTLQKKLAAAGFNPGPADGIFGPKTHAAVLSFQKAKGLVQDGIVGPKTWGALNKTGGSKPPSTPPSGTKGSAETFVQKALAQRGDRYVFGAETKMSDKNPSKWDCSELVEWAAHQAGVKVPDGTMNQLPYFKQKGTTISVDEALRTRGALLYRPGHVAISLGDGRTIEARGSAYGVNIFSAHNRGWTAGALIPGLKYG encoded by the coding sequence ATGTCGACTGTCTCCCCTGCGGGTTCGCGTCGAGTCTCCACCTCCGCCACCGCGGCCGCCGCCACGCCCCCCACCGTGAAGAAGGGCTCGAAGGGCCCGACGGTGACGACGCTGCAGAAGAAGCTGGCCGCCGCGGGCTTCAACCCCGGCCCCGCCGACGGCATCTTCGGGCCGAAGACGCACGCGGCGGTGCTGTCCTTCCAGAAGGCGAAGGGCCTGGTGCAGGACGGAATCGTGGGCCCGAAGACGTGGGGCGCGCTGAACAAGACGGGCGGCAGCAAGCCTCCGTCCACGCCTCCCTCGGGCACCAAGGGCAGCGCGGAGACCTTCGTGCAGAAGGCGCTCGCGCAGCGCGGGGACCGCTACGTCTTCGGCGCGGAGACGAAGATGAGCGACAAGAACCCGTCGAAGTGGGACTGCTCGGAGCTCGTCGAGTGGGCGGCCCACCAGGCGGGCGTCAAGGTGCCGGACGGCACGATGAACCAGCTGCCGTACTTCAAGCAGAAGGGCACCACCATCTCCGTGGACGAGGCCCTGCGCACGCGCGGCGCGCTCTTGTACCGCCCCGGCCACGTGGCCATCAGCCTGGGCGACGGGCGCACCATCGAGGCGCGCGGCTCCGCGTATGGGGTGAACATCTTCAGCGCCCACAACCGCGGCTGGACGGCCGGTGCGCTCATCCCCGGCCTCAAGTACGGGTGA
- a CDS encoding DUF350 domain-containing protein produces the protein MDFTLFVVGLIKVVLGGLVAALGIWLALRGLSRILGSRPEEELRQGNVAAGLVHASSLVSLGLLVQHAVQATSDAVDLAVRAPHFQGSMVPGLIAVAALHVGLSLIVGVTVLALGILLFDRMTPGIDELAEVRKGNVAAGLILSAILLVLALLTAPGLQAALNGLIPFPQLPEGTLVAPA, from the coding sequence ATGGACTTCACCCTCTTCGTCGTCGGGCTCATCAAGGTGGTGCTGGGCGGCCTCGTGGCCGCGCTGGGCATCTGGCTGGCGTTGCGCGGGCTCAGCCGCATCCTCGGCTCGCGGCCGGAAGAGGAGCTGCGCCAGGGCAACGTGGCGGCGGGCCTGGTCCACGCCTCCAGTCTGGTGTCACTGGGGCTCCTGGTGCAGCACGCGGTGCAGGCCACGTCGGACGCGGTGGACCTGGCCGTGCGCGCCCCGCACTTCCAGGGGTCGATGGTGCCGGGGCTCATCGCCGTGGCGGCGCTGCACGTGGGCCTGTCGCTCATCGTCGGCGTCACGGTGCTCGCGCTGGGCATCCTCCTGTTCGACCGGATGACGCCGGGCATCGACGAGCTGGCCGAGGTGCGCAAGGGCAACGTCGCCGCGGGGCTCATCCTCTCCGCCATCCTCCTGGTGCTCGCGCTGCTGACGGCGCCCGGGCTCCAGGCGGCCCTCAACGGGCTCATCCCCTTCCCCCAGCTCCCCGAGGGGACGCTGGTGGCGCCGGCCTGA
- a CDS encoding transglutaminase-like domain-containing protein produces the protein MATSAGLKTALKLLLAVFTLTSVLCCLGVGMVGHLVDTKAPPVEPGLPPSADVVDLGLVLIPADTSPSRALTYDWSTEGLRPPGNRLGYGLGELLDAWLEDQHKALGRRLRYRSLGGERFTYQPPSGCSADMRCIYEELIRGNAGPVEALGERFIVAIRERGLDSQQAARLILGFVQRIQYEVPTDEPFGIIPPALVPARNRGDCDSKALLAVMLLRQVGIEAVMLYSDPLAHAAVGVGLPGTGTRLRHGGRSYQYAEVTAEGWPPGMIPPKYDKPRLWRVMPLDSVTSG, from the coding sequence ATGGCCACGAGCGCCGGACTGAAGACGGCCCTGAAGCTGCTGCTCGCCGTGTTCACGCTGACGAGCGTGCTGTGCTGCCTGGGCGTGGGCATGGTGGGGCACCTGGTGGACACGAAGGCGCCGCCCGTGGAGCCGGGGCTCCCCCCGAGCGCGGACGTGGTGGACCTGGGCCTGGTGCTCATCCCCGCCGACACGTCGCCCTCGCGCGCGCTCACGTACGACTGGAGCACCGAGGGGCTACGTCCGCCGGGCAACCGGCTGGGGTACGGCCTGGGCGAGTTGCTGGACGCGTGGCTGGAGGACCAGCACAAGGCGCTCGGGCGCAGGCTGCGCTACCGCTCACTGGGCGGAGAGCGCTTCACGTACCAGCCCCCGAGCGGCTGCTCCGCGGACATGCGCTGCATCTACGAGGAGCTGATTCGCGGCAACGCGGGGCCCGTGGAGGCGCTGGGCGAGCGCTTCATCGTCGCCATCCGCGAGCGTGGCCTCGACTCGCAGCAGGCCGCGCGGCTCATCCTCGGCTTCGTGCAGCGCATCCAGTACGAGGTCCCCACGGACGAGCCCTTCGGCATCATCCCTCCGGCGCTGGTGCCGGCGAGGAACCGGGGGGACTGCGACTCCAAGGCGCTGCTCGCGGTGATGCTGCTGCGGCAGGTGGGCATCGAGGCGGTGATGCTCTACTCGGACCCGCTGGCCCACGCGGCGGTGGGCGTGGGCCTGCCGGGCACGGGCACCCGCCTGCGTCACGGCGGGCGCAGCTACCAGTACGCCGAAGTCACGGCCGAGGGCTGGCCGCCGGGCATGATTCCGCCCAAGTACGACAAGCCCCGGCTGTGGCGGGTGATGCCGCTGGACTCCGTCACCTCCGGCTAG
- a CDS encoding tRNA(His) guanylyltransferase Thg1 family protein — protein sequence MMDADELAGRMRQGEWFHSLRLLPGAWAVLRVDGRGFSRFTQERFEKPFDPLFHRLMVRTASTLLEELQGVYAYTQSDEISVLLRPDASLFDREVEKLVSLSAGLASATFTHAAGVPAVFDGRVWLGADERAVLDYFTWRQADGSRCSLQGWCYWTLRKEGLSAAQATRELDGKPVAFKNELLFQRGINFNELPLWQRRGSAIFWERYVKEGVDPRDGSRHQTTRRRLGVDSELPMKEAYERYLRAVLARSTPEPR from the coding sequence ATGATGGACGCTGATGAGCTGGCCGGACGCATGCGACAGGGTGAGTGGTTCCACTCGCTGCGCCTCCTGCCGGGGGCCTGGGCGGTGCTGCGCGTGGACGGGCGGGGCTTCTCGCGCTTCACGCAGGAGCGCTTCGAGAAGCCCTTCGACCCGCTCTTCCACCGACTGATGGTCCGCACCGCGAGCACGCTGTTGGAGGAACTCCAGGGCGTGTATGCGTACACGCAGAGCGACGAAATCTCCGTGCTGCTGCGGCCGGACGCATCGCTCTTCGACCGCGAGGTGGAGAAGCTGGTGTCGCTGTCGGCGGGCCTCGCCAGCGCCACCTTCACGCACGCGGCGGGCGTGCCGGCGGTGTTCGACGGGCGCGTGTGGCTGGGCGCGGACGAGCGCGCGGTGCTGGACTACTTCACGTGGCGACAGGCGGACGGCAGTCGGTGCTCGCTGCAGGGCTGGTGCTACTGGACCCTGCGCAAGGAGGGCTTGAGCGCGGCGCAGGCCACGCGCGAGCTGGACGGCAAGCCGGTGGCCTTCAAGAACGAGCTGCTCTTCCAGCGCGGCATCAACTTCAACGAGCTGCCGCTGTGGCAGCGCCGGGGCTCCGCCATCTTCTGGGAGCGCTACGTGAAGGAGGGCGTGGACCCGCGCGATGGCTCCCGGCACCAGACGACGCGCCGCCGGCTGGGCGTGGACTCGGAGCTGCCGATGAAGGAGGCCTACGAGCGCTACCTGCGAGCCGTGCTCGCGCGCTCCACCCCGGAGCCGCGCTAG
- a CDS encoding AAA family ATPase yields the protein MELILFIGLQASGKSRFFRERFADTHVLVSKDLWPHARRKEARQRRLVTEALMAGRSVVVDNTHPDCEQRSPLITLGHELGARVTGFYFESRLEDCLARNARREGRARVPEVALYATVKRLARPRREEGFDSLYHVRWATEGGFIVEDWKEDTDDGR from the coding sequence ATGGAACTCATCCTCTTCATCGGGTTGCAGGCCTCCGGCAAGAGCCGCTTCTTCCGCGAGCGCTTCGCGGACACGCACGTGCTGGTGAGCAAGGACCTGTGGCCGCACGCGCGCCGCAAGGAGGCGCGTCAGCGTCGGCTCGTCACCGAGGCGCTGATGGCGGGTCGCTCAGTGGTGGTGGACAACACGCACCCCGACTGTGAGCAACGCTCTCCGCTCATCACGCTGGGGCATGAGCTGGGCGCGCGCGTCACGGGCTTCTACTTCGAGTCGCGCCTGGAGGACTGCCTCGCCCGGAACGCCCGGCGCGAGGGGAGGGCGCGGGTGCCGGAGGTGGCGTTGTACGCCACGGTGAAGCGGCTTGCCCGGCCTCGCCGCGAAGAGGGCTTCGATTCGCTGTACCACGTGCGCTGGGCCACCGAGGGCGGCTTCATCGTCGAGGACTGGAAGGAGGACACGGATGATGGACGCTGA
- a CDS encoding S8 family serine peptidase: MALGLGMVAPVPVLAASKSASRVERAATLPARVVDAAALGTAKQATGLVATGGRHALVTGAGRVLHRTDNTIQSLRTLSVPKTSLQLHVWEETGADGKRQDFFAYSRGGTELLGRAQPTSYQVRLAHVSFDPVRAGAPLVADALAADTGNTLTLVQLQATPLPELREALEREGKVLRFLTDHTYLVELDADARKRVAELPFVRWVGPYHPEYRVEDVLRESLTGRAAKLEPQRYSIMLGERGAARQDEVAEAVRKLGGTVELVEAGGLRVEATLTQDQLERLARSNAVQYIDRWGGPGEVDMNNVREVGGANYIQTAEGFTGQGVRGEIFDTELRTTHQEWATPPLIHSTSSAGSAHGTSCYSINFAKGVDATAKGLLPDGQGIFFLYSQSSQFGGPKSRYDINRELTDPAGPYRAVFQTSSVGSTLGTAYTTISAEVDDYLFKHPILSTQSQSNAGTRNSRPQAWAKNIVSVGGFYHYDNANRDDDRWNGGASIGPAADGRIKPDLSFFYDAVRSANNSSNTSYYNFSGTSAATPQTAGHFGLLFQMWHEGVWAGFGGGTDVFDSRPQMATAKALMINLAHRYNWNVTGPNADLTRVRQGWGTADLKRLHDRSGSTSIINETDTLLPLGVNEYKVSVTGTEKDLNVTLVYTDPAGTVGAAQARINDLSVRVTSPSGVVYWGNNGLSAGNVSTSGGVSNKVDTVENVFLVSPEAGSWKVEVLGDEIVQDADLSTRVIDAKYALVVSGGLIVP; encoded by the coding sequence ATGGCCCTGGGCCTGGGAATGGTGGCACCCGTTCCGGTCCTCGCGGCCTCGAAGTCCGCCTCGCGCGTCGAGCGCGCGGCGACCCTTCCCGCGCGGGTGGTGGACGCGGCGGCGTTGGGCACGGCGAAGCAGGCCACGGGGCTGGTGGCGACGGGCGGACGTCACGCACTCGTCACCGGCGCGGGCCGCGTGCTCCACCGCACGGACAACACCATCCAGTCACTGAGGACGCTGTCCGTCCCGAAGACCTCGCTGCAGCTCCACGTCTGGGAGGAGACGGGCGCGGACGGCAAGCGGCAGGACTTCTTCGCCTACAGCCGCGGAGGCACCGAGCTGCTCGGGCGCGCGCAGCCCACCTCGTACCAGGTGCGGCTGGCGCACGTGAGCTTCGACCCCGTCCGCGCGGGCGCGCCGCTGGTGGCCGACGCGCTGGCCGCGGACACGGGGAACACGCTCACGCTGGTGCAGCTGCAGGCCACGCCGCTGCCGGAGCTGCGCGAGGCGCTGGAGCGCGAGGGCAAGGTGCTGCGCTTCCTCACGGACCACACGTACCTGGTGGAGCTGGACGCGGATGCTCGCAAGCGCGTGGCGGAGCTGCCCTTCGTGCGCTGGGTGGGGCCGTACCACCCGGAGTACCGCGTGGAGGACGTGCTGCGCGAGTCGCTGACGGGGCGCGCGGCGAAGCTGGAGCCGCAGCGCTACTCCATCATGCTGGGCGAGCGCGGAGCCGCGCGTCAGGACGAGGTCGCCGAGGCGGTGCGCAAGCTGGGCGGCACGGTGGAGCTGGTCGAGGCCGGCGGGCTGCGCGTGGAGGCCACGCTCACGCAGGACCAATTGGAGCGGCTCGCGCGCTCCAACGCCGTCCAGTACATCGACCGGTGGGGCGGGCCGGGTGAAGTGGACATGAACAACGTGCGCGAGGTCGGCGGCGCCAACTACATCCAGACGGCCGAGGGCTTCACGGGCCAGGGCGTGCGCGGCGAAATCTTCGACACCGAGCTGCGCACGACGCACCAGGAGTGGGCCACCCCGCCGCTCATCCACAGCACGTCCAGCGCGGGCAGCGCGCACGGGACGAGCTGCTACAGCATCAACTTCGCGAAGGGCGTGGACGCCACCGCGAAGGGGCTCCTGCCGGACGGCCAGGGCATCTTCTTCCTCTACAGCCAGTCCAGTCAGTTCGGCGGACCCAAGTCGCGCTACGACATCAACCGCGAGCTGACGGACCCGGCCGGCCCCTACCGCGCCGTGTTCCAGACCTCCAGCGTGGGCAGCACGCTGGGCACCGCGTACACCACCATCTCCGCCGAGGTGGACGACTACCTGTTCAAGCACCCCATCCTCAGCACCCAGTCGCAGAGCAACGCCGGCACGCGCAACTCGCGGCCCCAGGCGTGGGCGAAGAACATCGTCTCGGTGGGCGGCTTCTACCACTACGACAACGCCAACCGCGACGATGACCGCTGGAACGGCGGCGCGAGCATCGGCCCCGCGGCCGACGGGCGCATCAAGCCGGACCTGTCGTTCTTCTACGACGCGGTCCGCTCGGCCAACAACTCCAGCAACACGTCGTACTACAACTTCAGCGGCACCAGCGCGGCCACGCCGCAGACGGCGGGCCACTTCGGCCTGTTGTTCCAGATGTGGCACGAGGGCGTGTGGGCGGGCTTCGGCGGCGGCACCGACGTGTTCGACAGCCGCCCCCAGATGGCCACCGCGAAGGCGCTGATGATCAACCTGGCGCACCGCTACAACTGGAACGTCACCGGCCCCAACGCGGACCTGACGCGCGTGCGCCAGGGCTGGGGGACCGCGGACCTGAAGCGGCTGCATGACCGCTCCGGCTCCACCAGCATCATCAACGAGACGGACACCCTGCTGCCCCTGGGCGTCAACGAGTACAAGGTCTCCGTGACGGGGACCGAGAAGGACCTCAACGTCACGCTCGTCTACACGGACCCGGCCGGCACGGTGGGCGCGGCCCAGGCGCGCATCAATGACCTGTCGGTGCGCGTGACGTCGCCCTCGGGCGTCGTCTACTGGGGCAACAACGGCCTGTCCGCGGGCAACGTCTCCACGTCGGGCGGCGTGTCCAACAAGGTCGACACCGTCGAGAACGTCTTCCTCGTCTCGCCCGAGGCGGGAAGCTGGAAGGTGGAGGTGCTGGGCGACGAAATCGTCCAGGACGCCGACCTCTCCACGCGCGTCATCGACGCGAAGTACGCGCTGGTGGTGAGCGGCGGCCTCATCGTCCCGTAG